In a genomic window of Dyadobacter fermentans DSM 18053:
- a CDS encoding bifunctional UDP-3-O-[3-hydroxymyristoyl] N-acetylglucosamine deacetylase/3-hydroxyacyl-ACP dehydratase: MNEKQQTISKSVSVTGVGLHTGVVATMTFVPAPANHGYKFQRVDLPDQPIVDADVDNVVDLSRGTTIEQNGARIHTVEHTLAALVGLQIDNVLIQLDGPEPPIMDGSSIKFVDALLDAGIEEQNAYRNYFEVPEYVHYKNKDKDTELVALPLSDYRLTVMVDYNSTVISSQHASLNDITLFKDDIASCRTFVFLHELEALYKQNLIKGGDLTNAIVIVDREVRDGELDHLSQLLNKPKVSVDKSKGILNNVDLHYPNEMARHKLLDLIGDLALVGRPIKAQILAARPGHAANVALAKKIKKLIKSGKGDIPQYDPNKAPVFDINQIGQLLAHRYPFQMIDKIIALDENSVVGVKNVTINEQFFLGHFPGNPVMPGVLQLEAMAQTGGILVLSSVPDPDNYWPYLIGIDACRFRRNVFPGDTVIFKCEFTSPMKRGIVKMSGRGYVAGQLVCEADMIASLVKKK, from the coding sequence ATGAACGAAAAACAACAAACCATTTCTAAGTCTGTATCCGTAACTGGAGTGGGTTTACATACCGGTGTCGTGGCTACCATGACATTCGTACCGGCACCAGCCAACCACGGATACAAGTTTCAACGTGTTGATTTACCCGACCAGCCGATCGTCGATGCCGATGTCGACAATGTAGTGGATCTTTCGCGTGGTACCACCATCGAACAGAATGGCGCCAGAATCCACACGGTGGAACATACACTGGCTGCGCTGGTGGGCTTGCAGATCGACAACGTGCTGATCCAGCTCGATGGTCCCGAACCTCCGATCATGGACGGCAGTTCGATCAAATTCGTGGATGCGTTGCTCGACGCCGGCATTGAAGAACAGAATGCATATCGCAACTATTTCGAAGTTCCGGAATACGTTCATTATAAGAATAAAGATAAGGATACCGAACTGGTGGCGTTGCCGCTTTCGGACTATCGCCTCACGGTGATGGTGGATTACAACTCTACCGTCATCAGCAGCCAGCATGCTTCTTTGAATGACATTACGCTTTTCAAAGACGATATCGCATCGTGCCGCACATTCGTGTTCCTGCATGAGCTGGAAGCGCTGTACAAGCAAAACCTGATCAAAGGTGGTGACCTCACCAATGCGATCGTGATCGTAGACCGCGAGGTGCGGGATGGCGAGCTCGATCATCTGTCCCAGCTTTTGAATAAGCCGAAGGTGAGCGTCGACAAATCAAAAGGCATTTTGAACAATGTCGACCTGCATTATCCCAATGAAATGGCGCGGCACAAGCTGCTCGACCTCATTGGTGACCTGGCGCTGGTAGGCCGGCCTATCAAAGCACAGATCCTGGCCGCACGGCCGGGACATGCGGCGAATGTGGCTTTGGCGAAAAAGATCAAAAAACTGATCAAATCAGGCAAGGGAGATATCCCGCAATACGACCCGAACAAGGCGCCCGTATTCGATATCAACCAGATAGGCCAGCTTCTGGCACACCGCTATCCGTTCCAGATGATCGACAAAATCATCGCGCTGGACGAAAACAGCGTGGTAGGGGTGAAGAATGTGACGATCAACGAACAATTTTTCCTAGGGCACTTTCCGGGTAACCCGGTCATGCCGGGCGTCTTGCAACTGGAAGCGATGGCCCAAACGGGCGGTATCCTGGTGCTTTCCAGCGTGCCCGATCCGGACAACTACTGGCCATACCTCATCGGCATCGACGCGTGCCGGTTCCGCCGCAATGTTTTTCCGGGGGATACAGTTATTTTTAAATGTGAATTCACATCCCCGATGAAGCGGGGGATCGTCAAAATGAGTGGCCGGGGATATGTAGCCGGACAGCTGGTATGTGAAGCGGATATGATAGCAAGCCTGGTAAAGAAAAAATGA
- a CDS encoding sialate O-acetylesterase translates to MKHRMILLWAYLALFGTLHAQEPASGAPLLAPVFADHMVLQRGKPLQIYGRAGTGETVRVVFLGKTKETRATQEGTWKVEFTAQKAGGPHVLTVSGKTGEVVLNDVMIGDVWLCSGQSNMDFPLKAAQTGPEELRKGSFNANIRLLKYGPAVPWGDVAWDSTALATVNRFGFFQGEWKTADAASVGAFSAVGYYFGQKIAAETNVPVGLIQVAVGGSPTESWIDRQLLAQDGRFTGLLSNWPHSQQVMPWPRERAERNTGSKHFEAQQHPFKPGYSFAAGIAPLTSFPIAGVIWYQGESNVHDIPLHEALFETLVKSWRQHWGHVLPFYYAQLSGIERPNWPEFRDSQRQMLARIPHAGMAVSYDVGDSLDVHPVRKQEVGERLALLALQGHYHKRIVASGPVVQKATLRDGAIWLDFQSAQKLTTASNAALTGFELMTRSGKRLPAQAVIEGGRVRIAVPTGELVERVLYAYQPFTRANLQNEAGLPASTFSILVNYFFK, encoded by the coding sequence ATGAAACACCGGATGATCTTGCTTTGGGCTTACCTGGCCCTTTTCGGAACGCTTCACGCCCAGGAGCCCGCATCGGGCGCACCGTTGCTGGCTCCCGTGTTTGCCGACCATATGGTGTTGCAGCGCGGCAAGCCGTTACAGATTTACGGTCGTGCGGGGACAGGAGAAACGGTAAGGGTGGTTTTTTTGGGTAAAACAAAAGAAACGCGCGCGACGCAGGAAGGGACCTGGAAGGTGGAATTTACTGCTCAAAAAGCCGGCGGGCCACATGTGCTGACAGTTTCGGGGAAAACCGGCGAGGTGGTGCTGAACGACGTGATGATCGGCGATGTATGGCTTTGCTCGGGGCAATCGAATATGGATTTTCCGTTAAAAGCCGCGCAAACCGGGCCGGAGGAGTTGCGGAAAGGCAGCTTTAATGCCAATATCCGATTGCTGAAATACGGACCGGCGGTTCCGTGGGGCGATGTGGCGTGGGATTCAACGGCGCTGGCGACGGTAAACCGGTTCGGATTTTTCCAGGGCGAATGGAAGACGGCCGACGCGGCGTCCGTGGGCGCATTTTCGGCAGTAGGCTATTATTTCGGGCAAAAAATCGCTGCGGAAACGAATGTCCCGGTAGGCCTCATCCAGGTGGCAGTGGGTGGCTCTCCGACGGAATCGTGGATCGACAGGCAGCTTCTGGCGCAGGACGGCCGTTTCACCGGATTACTCTCCAACTGGCCGCATTCGCAACAGGTAATGCCCTGGCCCCGCGAGCGGGCGGAGCGAAATACGGGAAGTAAGCATTTCGAAGCGCAGCAGCACCCCTTCAAGCCGGGGTACAGTTTTGCAGCCGGAATCGCCCCGCTCACCAGCTTTCCCATTGCAGGCGTGATTTGGTACCAGGGCGAAAGCAATGTGCATGACATTCCGCTGCATGAAGCACTTTTTGAAACACTCGTAAAGAGCTGGCGGCAGCATTGGGGACATGTATTGCCATTCTATTACGCCCAGCTTTCGGGTATCGAGCGGCCCAACTGGCCCGAGTTCCGCGATTCGCAGCGGCAGATGCTGGCCAGGATACCGCATGCGGGCATGGCGGTGAGTTACGATGTCGGCGATTCGCTGGATGTGCATCCGGTGCGTAAGCAGGAGGTAGGCGAGCGGCTGGCGTTGCTGGCATTGCAGGGGCATTATCATAAGCGGATTGTCGCGAGTGGCCCGGTCGTGCAGAAAGCAACTTTGCGGGATGGTGCCATTTGGCTGGATTTTCAATCAGCACAAAAACTAACCACCGCCAGCAATGCCGCGCTCACTGGTTTTGAGCTCATGACCCGAAGCGGCAAGCGGTTGCCTGCGCAGGCGGTGATCGAAGGCGGGCGCGTCCGCATTGCGGTGCCCACGGGTGAATTGGTCGAAAGGGTGTTGTATGCTTACCAGCCTTTTACGAGGGCCAATTTGCAGAATGAAGCCGGATTGCCGGCATCGACGTTTTCTATTCTGGTTAATTATTTTTTCAAATAA
- a CDS encoding HD domain-containing protein produces the protein MRSNLQTNTTRIASFVRCLFITFAKKLVLNKRKIINDPVYGFISIASDLLYDLVDHPYFQRLRRIRQLGLADIVYPGALHTRFHHALGAMHLMSQALRALQEKGHMIWEPELEGAQAAILLHDLGHGPFSHVLESVVIPGVHHEAITLAMMKDLNRQMNGRLDIAIQMFEGTYPRRFFHQMVSSQLDMDRMDYLNRDSFYTGVIEGSIGADRLIKMLDISKDQLVVEEKGLLSIENFLHARRLMYWQVYLHKTLLSAQAMLTQIMYRARELAAAGEQLFATPDFKRFLYNRFTLADFDNQPDLLAAFNGLDDNDVWASVKGWRTHPDPVLSTLCEMLLDRKLFKISFFNEPPGEETLAPLREHLNAKGVAETDMQYFLITGETTNWAYAKEQDPIRVKMKSGSLVDIADASDIPTIEALTKIVRKYYVCWGKNVSLRG, from the coding sequence ATGCGTTCAAATCTCCAAACTAATACAACAAGAATAGCTTCTTTTGTCCGTTGCTTGTTTATTACTTTTGCCAAAAAATTGGTTTTGAATAAAAGGAAAATCATCAACGACCCGGTTTACGGGTTTATTTCCATCGCTTCGGATCTGCTCTACGATCTGGTGGATCATCCTTATTTTCAGCGACTCCGGCGGATCAGGCAGCTTGGCCTGGCCGATATCGTTTACCCCGGTGCCCTTCACACGCGTTTTCACCATGCATTGGGCGCCATGCACCTGATGAGCCAGGCTTTGCGCGCGTTGCAGGAAAAAGGACATATGATATGGGAGCCGGAGCTGGAAGGGGCGCAGGCGGCGATTTTGCTGCACGATCTCGGGCACGGTCCGTTTTCACATGTACTGGAAAGTGTGGTGATCCCCGGCGTGCACCACGAGGCGATTACCCTCGCGATGATGAAAGACCTGAACCGCCAGATGAACGGAAGGCTTGATATTGCCATCCAGATGTTCGAAGGCACCTATCCGCGCCGGTTTTTTCACCAGATGGTGTCGAGCCAGCTCGATATGGACCGGATGGATTACCTGAACCGGGACAGCTTCTACACGGGCGTGATCGAAGGTTCCATTGGAGCCGACAGGTTGATCAAAATGCTGGATATCAGCAAAGACCAGCTGGTGGTGGAGGAAAAAGGACTCCTGAGCATTGAAAACTTCCTGCACGCGCGCAGGCTCATGTACTGGCAGGTGTACCTGCATAAAACGCTCCTGAGCGCGCAGGCGATGCTCACGCAGATCATGTACCGCGCCCGCGAACTGGCAGCAGCCGGCGAGCAGCTCTTCGCGACCCCCGATTTCAAGCGCTTCCTTTATAACCGCTTTACCCTGGCGGATTTCGACAATCAGCCGGATTTACTGGCCGCATTCAACGGGCTCGATGATAACGATGTGTGGGCATCCGTAAAAGGATGGAGAACGCATCCCGACCCGGTGCTGTCGACGTTGTGCGAAATGCTTTTGGATAGAAAACTCTTTAAAATCAGCTTTTTTAACGAGCCGCCCGGAGAGGAAACGCTGGCCCCGCTCCGTGAGCATCTTAATGCAAAGGGCGTTGCGGAAACGGACATGCAATACTTCCTCATTACAGGCGAAACCACCAATTGGGCGTATGCCAAAGAGCAGGACCCGATCCGCGTGAAAATGAAAAGCGGAAGTTTGGTGGATATAGCCGACGCGTCCGACATTCCGACCATCGAAGCCCTTACTAAGATTGTACGCAAGTACTATGTATGTTGGGGTAAAAATGTATCTTTGCGTGGTTAA
- a CDS encoding cold-shock protein, which translates to MNKGKVKFFNETKGFGFISPEEGGDDIFVHVSGLIDEIRENDSVSYEVENGRKGLNAVNVSVL; encoded by the coding sequence ATGAACAAAGGCAAAGTTAAGTTTTTCAATGAGACCAAAGGTTTTGGTTTCATTTCTCCAGAAGAAGGTGGAGACGACATTTTTGTACACGTGTCAGGTCTTATTGACGAGATCCGTGAGAACGACAGTGTATCTTACGAAGTAGAAAATGGTAGAAAGGGTTTGAATGCAGTTAATGTATCAGTCCTTTAA
- a CDS encoding sialidase family protein, translating to MRYLKYTLLLKLFVIMHYAIGQTPVFVSGSDGYKSYRIPAIVRTPAGDLLAFAEGRVGGSGDFGDIDIVMKRSRDGGKTWSAMQVVANYNDLQAGNPAPVMDLTDPAFPKGRLFLFFNTGNNHEGEVRKGKGLREVWYKTSTDNGATWSEPENITTQVHRPKQPTVNAAYDFAEDWRSYANTPGHALQLTEGKLKGRIYIPANHSAGDPKPKFTDYQAHGFYTDDHGKTFKLSETISVEGGNEATAAELSGGRLLFNARNQKGDVRARIVAISSDGGAKWDTTFFDQNLPDPVCEGSILTIGKSKGNNILAFCNAADTQARDNLTLRISFDDGKTWAKSYPVDKSTAGEKDFTAYSDIVKTGKQAIGVLYERDGYKSIVFKEIRWDAK from the coding sequence ATGAGATATTTAAAATACACGTTGCTGCTGAAATTGTTTGTTATAATGCATTACGCCATCGGTCAGACGCCCGTTTTCGTGTCGGGGAGTGACGGCTATAAATCGTATCGCATACCCGCGATCGTGCGTACGCCTGCGGGCGACCTGCTGGCGTTCGCGGAAGGCAGGGTAGGCGGCAGCGGCGACTTTGGGGACATTGATATTGTGATGAAACGGAGCAGGGACGGAGGCAAAACCTGGTCTGCAATGCAGGTGGTGGCTAACTATAACGACTTGCAGGCCGGAAACCCGGCGCCTGTGATGGACCTCACGGACCCCGCATTTCCCAAAGGCAGGCTTTTCCTGTTTTTCAATACGGGCAATAACCACGAAGGCGAAGTAAGGAAAGGCAAGGGCCTGCGCGAAGTTTGGTATAAAACTTCGACAGACAATGGCGCTACATGGAGCGAGCCCGAGAACATTACCACGCAGGTGCACCGCCCGAAACAGCCCACGGTGAATGCCGCTTACGATTTCGCGGAGGATTGGCGGAGCTATGCCAATACGCCCGGCCACGCATTACAACTCACCGAAGGAAAATTGAAAGGCCGCATTTACATTCCGGCTAATCACAGCGCCGGCGATCCGAAACCGAAATTCACCGATTACCAGGCCCACGGATTTTACACGGACGACCACGGCAAGACGTTCAAACTCAGTGAAACGATCTCCGTGGAAGGCGGCAACGAGGCCACGGCCGCGGAGCTGTCGGGCGGGCGGCTGCTGTTCAATGCGCGCAACCAGAAAGGCGACGTGCGCGCGCGGATCGTAGCGATAAGCTCCGACGGCGGCGCGAAATGGGATACGACGTTTTTTGACCAAAACCTGCCGGACCCCGTCTGCGAAGGTAGCATTCTTACCATCGGCAAGAGCAAGGGCAATAACATCCTCGCGTTCTGCAACGCCGCCGATACCCAGGCCCGCGACAACCTGACTTTACGCATCAGCTTCGACGACGGGAAAACCTGGGCAAAAAGCTATCCGGTTGACAAAAGCACGGCGGGAGAAAAGGATTTCACGGCATATTCGGACATTGTGAAAACCGGCAAGCAAGCAATCGGCGTCCTGTACGAGCGCGACGGGTACAAGTCGATCGTGTTCAAAGAAATCCGCTGGGACGCGAAATAG
- the lpxD gene encoding UDP-3-O-(3-hydroxymyristoyl)glucosamine N-acyltransferase: MKFTVSEIAQMLNGTVVGNDQITINSAAKIEEGMPGCISFLANSKYEHHIYTTQSSAVIVNKDFVPKKDIPATLIYVDNAYTAFTILLEEYQKRLAGIKTGVEQPSFIGENSETGENCYRGAFSYIGKNCVIGKEVKIYPQAWLGDGVEVGDYSVIHPGVKIYDNTVIGKNVTIFANTVIGSDGFGFAPQADGSYKTIPQLGNVIIEDNVSIGANATIDCATMGSTIIRQGAKIDNLVQIAHNVEIGKNTVIAAQSGVSGSTTIGEQCVIAGQVGVVGHITVANNTKVGAQSGLAKSIKKEGLSLSGSPARDLNEHLRSMALVRRLPELEERLKDLERKQETSDFQ, from the coding sequence ATGAAATTTACTGTCAGCGAGATTGCTCAGATGCTGAATGGAACTGTTGTTGGAAATGATCAGATTACAATTAATTCGGCTGCAAAAATTGAAGAGGGCATGCCGGGTTGTATTTCTTTTCTGGCCAACAGCAAATATGAGCATCATATCTACACTACACAGTCTTCGGCAGTAATTGTCAATAAGGATTTTGTCCCAAAAAAAGATATTCCTGCGACGTTGATCTACGTCGATAATGCCTATACCGCTTTCACCATCCTGCTGGAAGAATACCAGAAGCGCCTCGCAGGCATCAAAACGGGTGTGGAGCAGCCGAGTTTTATCGGTGAAAACAGTGAAACCGGCGAAAACTGCTACCGCGGGGCATTTTCATACATCGGGAAAAATTGCGTGATCGGTAAGGAAGTGAAGATTTACCCGCAAGCCTGGCTGGGCGACGGCGTCGAGGTCGGCGATTATTCGGTGATCCACCCGGGGGTGAAGATTTACGATAACACGGTGATCGGTAAAAACGTCACAATTTTTGCCAATACGGTGATCGGCAGCGACGGTTTCGGTTTCGCACCGCAGGCCGACGGCAGCTACAAGACGATCCCGCAACTCGGAAATGTGATTATCGAGGATAATGTCAGCATAGGGGCCAATGCGACGATCGATTGCGCCACGATGGGTTCGACGATTATCCGCCAGGGAGCGAAAATAGATAACCTGGTTCAGATCGCACATAATGTAGAGATTGGAAAAAATACCGTAATTGCGGCCCAGTCCGGCGTATCCGGCTCCACCACTATCGGCGAACAATGCGTGATCGCCGGGCAGGTTGGCGTGGTAGGGCATATTACGGTAGCAAACAATACCAAAGTGGGCGCACAAAGCGGGTTGGCCAAATCCATTAAAAAGGAAGGGCTGTCGCTTTCGGGCTCACCTGCCAGGGACCTGAACGAACATTTACGGTCCATGGCACTGGTGCGAAGGCTGCCTGAGCTGGAAGAACGACTGAAAGACCTGGAACGCAAACAGGAAACTTCCGATTTTCAGTAA
- the lpxA gene encoding acyl-ACP--UDP-N-acetylglucosamine O-acyltransferase, with protein sequence MTQSLAYIHPDAKIAQNVTIEPFAMIHADVEIGEGSWIGSHAVINSGARIGKHCKIYPGAVVSATPQDLKYNNEYTLTIVGDNTTIREYATISRGTEEHWKTVVGSDCLIMAYAHVAHDCRVGNNVIIGNNVQMAGHVHVGDWAIVSALSAVHQFVKIGVHAFVSGASLVRKDVPPFTKAAREPISYVGINSVGLRRRGYTNEQIIDIQNIYRFVYMKGLNNAEALQKIELEMAPSDERDEIINFIRNSERGIMKSPFQTTGASETEAQS encoded by the coding sequence ATGACTCAATCATTAGCATATATCCATCCTGACGCCAAGATCGCTCAGAATGTAACCATTGAACCTTTCGCGATGATCCATGCTGATGTTGAGATCGGCGAGGGCTCGTGGATCGGTTCGCATGCGGTAATCAATTCTGGAGCACGAATCGGAAAGCACTGTAAAATCTATCCCGGTGCGGTCGTTTCGGCTACACCCCAGGATTTGAAATACAATAACGAATACACGCTAACGATCGTCGGCGACAATACAACGATCCGGGAATACGCCACCATCAGCCGGGGTACCGAGGAACATTGGAAAACCGTGGTAGGCTCCGACTGCCTGATCATGGCTTACGCACACGTAGCGCACGATTGCCGGGTTGGAAACAACGTGATCATCGGTAACAATGTGCAAATGGCCGGTCACGTTCATGTGGGCGACTGGGCGATTGTGAGCGCATTGAGCGCGGTGCACCAGTTTGTCAAAATCGGCGTTCATGCATTCGTTTCCGGCGCCTCGCTCGTTCGCAAAGACGTTCCGCCGTTCACCAAAGCCGCCCGTGAGCCTATTTCTTATGTGGGTATCAACTCGGTTGGCCTGCGCAGAAGAGGATATACCAATGAGCAAATCATTGATATACAAAACATTTACCGTTTTGTGTACATGAAAGGCCTCAACAATGCGGAAGCGCTGCAAAAGATCGAGCTCGAAATGGCACCTTCGGACGAGCGCGACGAGATCATCAACTTTATCCGCAACTCCGAGCGGGGCATTATGAAAAGCCCGTTCCAGACAACCGGGGCGAGCGAAACGGAAGCTCAGTCTTAG
- a CDS encoding lysophospholipid acyltransferase family protein — protein MKSRFSSNGRSLASFAIQLTSRVTDWVLLWGFKSLSVIIYFVLRYVLRYRRALIHQNLTNSLVGKPETEIDKLVEAYYRHIGDLVVEPFLFRLAPARLRKRLASYTDLGVLERSLNNDKQVIVFASHYGNWEYLVNLPEVIEYPVYTAYSPIKIEWVNRLMINIRSVFGVNLIAKQAFYRQAMMLLRKQSLPKLLVVIGDQRPAPGSQKFHLPFLDQKTAVQTGGERIAALSEATLVYVHSQKKAQFSYEFTFTEMKNVDRHTPMDVTSAYYHILEQSIFRSPAYWLWSHNRWKVAAAPN, from the coding sequence ATGAAATCCAGGTTCTCTTCCAATGGCCGTTCACTGGCCTCTTTTGCTATTCAGTTGACATCCCGCGTTACCGATTGGGTACTGCTTTGGGGCTTTAAAAGCCTTTCTGTTATCATCTATTTCGTCCTACGCTATGTGCTTCGTTACCGTAGGGCATTAATCCATCAGAATCTCACCAATTCCCTTGTCGGCAAGCCCGAGACCGAAATCGATAAGCTGGTAGAGGCATATTACCGGCACATTGGTGATCTGGTGGTTGAACCGTTTCTGTTTCGGCTGGCTCCCGCACGCCTCCGCAAGCGCCTGGCTTCCTACACCGATCTCGGGGTCCTGGAACGTTCGCTCAATAATGATAAGCAGGTGATCGTGTTTGCATCTCATTACGGAAACTGGGAATACCTGGTAAACCTGCCGGAAGTGATCGAGTACCCGGTTTACACCGCCTATTCGCCCATCAAAATCGAGTGGGTCAACCGACTGATGATCAACATCCGGTCTGTTTTCGGGGTAAACCTGATTGCCAAGCAGGCATTCTATCGCCAGGCAATGATGCTCCTCCGAAAGCAATCGCTTCCAAAACTACTCGTGGTAATCGGCGACCAGCGGCCTGCGCCGGGCAGTCAGAAGTTTCATCTTCCCTTTTTGGATCAAAAAACGGCTGTTCAAACCGGCGGCGAGCGAATTGCGGCTTTGTCCGAGGCTACACTTGTATATGTACACTCGCAGAAAAAGGCCCAATTCAGCTACGAATTCACTTTTACGGAGATGAAAAACGTCGACAGGCACACCCCGATGGACGTTACCAGTGCCTACTACCACATTTTGGAACAGAGTATTTTCCGCTCCCCGGCGTATTGGCTCTGGTCGCATAACCGGTGGAAGGTCGCAGCCGCGCCAAACTGA